In Symmachiella dynata, the following are encoded in one genomic region:
- a CDS encoding BlaI/MecI/CopY family transcriptional regulator: MPRPPQAQLSRRERQIMDIVYRRGSATAAEIRAELADPPSYSTVRTLLRVLLEKGHLKHKQDGPRYVYSPTLSAEKARRSALKQVLTTFFDGSAEKAMATLIDMSSAKLSQQDLNQLAQLIEHAKQGEKK; this comes from the coding sequence ATGCCACGACCACCACAGGCACAGCTCAGTCGGCGGGAACGTCAAATCATGGATATCGTTTATCGTCGCGGCTCCGCGACGGCTGCCGAGATCCGCGCAGAACTCGCCGACCCGCCCAGCTATTCCACCGTCCGCACGTTGCTGCGGGTGCTCTTGGAAAAAGGGCACTTGAAACACAAACAAGACGGCCCGCGGTATGTCTATTCGCCCACACTCTCGGCCGAAAAGGCCCGCCGCTCGGCGCTGAAACAAGTCCTCACCACCTTCTTCGACGGCTCCGCCGAAAAAGCAATGGCCACACTCATCGACATGTCCTCGGCCAAGCTTTCCCAACAAGATCTCAACCAACTCGCCCAATTGATCGAACATGCCAAACAAGGGGAAAAGAAATGA
- a CDS encoding M56 family metallopeptidase produces MNTLFESFSSSFTGNNASAFAFDMAVRSTVLLLVALIALAICRRASAAARHRLWLLSVVGVLLIPILYLAAPQLKFALPGGDKPARFSEATSITSQWLFTETIPSSKPNSAQPATPASPETLETASKMSVVVDAPAWHTGDVLLVAWAAGVVIVGLLSLISIASAQLLVRKSAVLTDDAWQGLLLSLREQLGISRMVQLRSCDRPISPMTWGLWRPVILLPRDCASWTDECRRAVLLHELAHIQRHDWLSQMLAQTACVVYWFHPLVWFANRQVRKESDRAADDVVLTAGMPATTYAEQLLVIAQQISTEWLHPAPAMARRGQLSQRIGVLLDPRRNRRGLGRRAAVLMTVVAICAVAFIGVVSVTVAEDEALAAKPTSASKPATADDKLTEAKKRIERALQSKLDVEIEDMPLQEVAKYFGRQLDVNVWIDEAAINQQGLRVDTPMTIKRKSISAHSALTELLGPWQLVAVANGDVLQITRDPLTNRERIERELQNTTEVDFQDQPLTDVVLYLKDLHNIQIVIDDAALNDAGIDPDSPVNMTLAGNTAEFALRLILEPLGLEAVVDDDVLKITTKSVAAGILETRVYDLKNILGSAWGPQQVDLLRQAIIKCDTPTTWTEAGGAGVIAQGPATDEEQIDTSAAGILVIRQTTNVHQQILELLADLRSVLNPPGEKTAELTTREKNEQAIRKALASPTEVDFQDQPLTDVVLYLEDLHNIQTIVDDVALNDEGISTDTPISLTLAGIPLQKVLRLMLGPIKLQAVPYGEVLLITTASRAKELQIVRIYDVSDVPFGQDPKVLAATIQSTVAPGSWKGAKGGGAIAPFSGSILRPENQIDPFRVNNLLIVRQTEQGHEQVAALLKQLRRVKR; encoded by the coding sequence ATGAACACACTCTTCGAGTCCTTTAGTTCGTCGTTTACCGGTAACAATGCGTCAGCATTTGCGTTCGATATGGCGGTGCGTTCAACGGTTCTGCTGCTAGTGGCGCTTATTGCATTGGCCATTTGCCGCCGCGCTTCGGCAGCGGCTCGGCATCGGCTGTGGTTGTTGTCGGTGGTGGGGGTGTTGTTGATTCCCATTTTGTATCTGGCGGCGCCGCAACTGAAATTCGCGTTGCCCGGTGGTGATAAACCGGCGCGTTTCTCGGAAGCGACGTCGATCACTTCGCAATGGCTGTTCACGGAAACAATTCCAAGCAGCAAGCCAAACAGTGCGCAGCCAGCAACGCCTGCTAGCCCTGAAACGTTAGAGACAGCAAGTAAGATGAGCGTGGTCGTTGATGCTCCTGCGTGGCACACCGGTGACGTGCTACTCGTCGCCTGGGCTGCCGGGGTGGTGATCGTGGGGCTGCTGAGTTTGATCAGCATCGCCTCCGCTCAGCTATTAGTGCGCAAGTCAGCGGTGTTGACGGATGATGCTTGGCAGGGTTTGTTGTTGTCGTTGCGGGAACAACTCGGGATTTCGCGGATGGTGCAACTGCGTAGCTGCGATCGGCCGATTTCACCGATGACGTGGGGGCTGTGGCGGCCGGTGATTTTGTTGCCGCGGGATTGTGCGAGCTGGACGGATGAGTGTCGTCGGGCGGTGTTGCTGCATGAACTGGCGCATATTCAACGGCACGACTGGTTGTCGCAGATGTTAGCTCAAACGGCGTGTGTGGTGTATTGGTTTCACCCGTTGGTGTGGTTCGCAAACCGTCAAGTGCGCAAAGAGAGCGATCGTGCCGCTGACGACGTGGTACTGACCGCCGGGATGCCGGCAACGACGTATGCGGAACAACTGCTGGTGATCGCCCAACAGATTTCAACCGAGTGGCTGCACCCGGCACCGGCGATGGCGCGGCGCGGGCAATTGTCGCAGCGGATTGGCGTATTACTCGACCCTCGCCGTAATCGCCGCGGTTTGGGGCGACGTGCGGCGGTGCTGATGACGGTCGTTGCGATTTGCGCAGTGGCATTTATTGGAGTGGTCTCAGTGACGGTGGCTGAGGACGAAGCATTAGCAGCAAAACCAACTTCCGCATCGAAGCCCGCGACCGCTGATGACAAACTGACTGAGGCGAAAAAGCGGATCGAACGGGCGTTGCAGAGTAAACTGGATGTGGAAATTGAGGACATGCCGCTTCAGGAGGTGGCGAAATACTTTGGTCGTCAATTGGATGTGAATGTGTGGATAGATGAAGCTGCGATCAACCAGCAGGGACTGCGCGTTGATACACCCATGACCATAAAACGAAAAAGTATCTCCGCCCATTCTGCATTAACGGAGTTGCTCGGACCATGGCAGCTAGTCGCCGTCGCAAACGGGGATGTATTACAGATCACAAGAGACCCGTTGACCAACCGAGAACGGATCGAGCGGGAATTGCAAAACACAACGGAAGTCGACTTCCAGGATCAACCCTTAACCGACGTCGTCTTGTATCTTAAGGATTTGCACAACATCCAAATCGTCATCGACGATGCGGCGCTCAATGACGCGGGGATTGATCCTGACTCGCCGGTGAATATGACGCTGGCGGGGAACACGGCTGAATTCGCGCTGCGGTTAATACTGGAACCATTGGGGTTGGAAGCGGTGGTCGATGATGATGTGCTGAAGATCACCACTAAATCCGTGGCGGCGGGGATTTTGGAAACGCGCGTTTATGATTTGAAGAACATCTTGGGATCGGCTTGGGGACCCCAGCAGGTCGACTTGTTGCGTCAAGCGATCATCAAGTGCGATACTCCGACTACGTGGACCGAGGCGGGGGGGGCGGGGGTGATCGCTCAAGGTCCTGCTACAGACGAGGAGCAAATCGACACCTCCGCAGCCGGGATTCTAGTCATCCGCCAGACAACAAACGTGCATCAGCAGATTCTGGAATTGCTGGCCGATCTGCGGTCGGTTTTAAATCCACCCGGCGAGAAAACAGCAGAGCTGACGACGCGGGAGAAAAACGAACAGGCAATCCGCAAAGCATTGGCCTCACCCACAGAGGTGGACTTTCAGGATCAACCGTTGACTGATGTCGTCTTGTATCTTGAGGATTTGCACAACATCCAAACCATCGTCGATGACGTGGCGTTGAACGACGAGGGGATTTCGACGGATACGCCGATTAGTCTGACCCTGGCCGGTATACCGCTACAGAAGGTCCTGCGACTCATGCTGGGGCCCATAAAACTACAGGCAGTCCCTTATGGGGAAGTCTTGCTGATTACGACTGCATCCAGGGCCAAGGAACTGCAAATTGTGCGGATTTATGACGTGAGCGACGTGCCGTTTGGCCAGGATCCCAAAGTATTGGCCGCCACGATTCAATCCACCGTTGCGCCTGGCAGTTGGAAAGGGGCCAAAGGTGGTGGTGCGATAGCTCCTTTCAGTGGTTCGATATTGAGGCCGGAAAATCAAATTGACCCCTTTCGCGTAAACAATCTGCTCATCGTCCGCCAAACCGAACAGGGGCACGAGCAGGTGGCGGCGTTGTTGAAACAGCTACGGCGGGTAAAACGGTAG
- a CDS encoding BlaI/MecI/CopY family transcriptional regulator, with protein sequence MTEPNHQLAALQLAIMRVLWKRGEATVADVREDLHDERPLAYTTIATMLAKMERKGYVAHRIEGRAHIYRPAIDQEKVSRSMVTDLADRLFAGDVTQMVAHLLDGCDVDADELARLKALIRAREKEDRDAH encoded by the coding sequence ATGACCGAACCCAATCATCAACTCGCCGCTTTGCAACTTGCCATTATGCGAGTCCTCTGGAAGCGGGGCGAAGCGACCGTGGCTGATGTCCGCGAGGACCTGCACGACGAACGTCCGCTGGCCTACACCACCATCGCCACCATGTTGGCCAAGATGGAACGCAAAGGCTACGTCGCTCATCGGATCGAGGGCCGAGCACACATTTATCGGCCGGCGATCGATCAAGAAAAAGTCAGCCGCTCGATGGTCACCGACCTTGCCGACCGGCTTTTTGCCGGCGACGTCACGCAGATGGTCGCGCACTTGCTCGATGGCTGCGATGTCGATGCCGATGAATTGGCCCGCCTCAAAGCGCTGATTCGCGCCCGCGAAAAGGAGGACCGTGATGCCCACTAA
- a CDS encoding M56 family metallopeptidase, which translates to MPTNLAHYAAPVLAFLATYLLHSTCLLAGVWLYFCWHRTARPALRSALWKAGATAAFVTAPLALWLPDMLPDSEVSTPTVDYHSSTNTPTISMIEIAPHIPVVTDDIATLDEAPHDAFVPELETDIPPADDFDELKLAPPEIVATIPTPTHIAPPINTTEVVTPPAPWDPRIVIAVSVAAVGCFLLGLTRLWGQTIWLRRRFADCRLLTEGPAADELAGLLAQQRRSKNVRLLSSGQYAEPAAFGLWRWHIVLPTRAEAELTREELRSLLAHELAHLVRRDIWWLCMGRLLCTAFAYQPLNFWARRQWQRAAEFLCDEWAIDRTGDRFALANCLTTVAQWRIGGETLTGSLAATGHRSTLSERVESLVENDKPRHPPSKIRSLCLAGIVLVSMITLILHGPTATFALPTLSVSTADEVVEAPADATAFDPSPSVDEIVIDEPIEAPLFEELAEDITLQAELAGLREELHNLEALMARTNVDPRLKSWPARIRNRITDIERQLDTLQHIPPNESTSTFPTDSPIFQIEETNP; encoded by the coding sequence ATGCCCACTAACCTGGCTCATTACGCAGCTCCCGTTTTGGCATTTCTGGCGACCTACCTGTTGCACTCTACCTGTTTGTTGGCGGGCGTGTGGTTGTACTTCTGTTGGCATCGCACCGCTCGCCCGGCATTGCGCAGCGCACTCTGGAAAGCCGGCGCGACAGCCGCGTTTGTGACCGCCCCGTTGGCTTTATGGTTACCCGACATGCTGCCGGATTCAGAAGTCAGCACCCCCACGGTGGATTATCACAGCAGCACCAATACGCCAACAATCTCCATGATCGAGATTGCTCCGCACATCCCGGTCGTAACTGACGACATTGCCACTCTAGACGAAGCTCCGCACGACGCTTTCGTACCGGAGTTAGAAACTGACATCCCCCCAGCCGATGACTTCGATGAATTGAAACTCGCGCCGCCGGAAATCGTCGCGACAATTCCCACCCCGACCCACATCGCACCGCCAATCAATACGACCGAAGTCGTGACACCTCCCGCTCCTTGGGATCCGCGCATCGTGATTGCTGTTTCGGTCGCGGCGGTGGGGTGTTTTCTGTTAGGACTCACGCGGTTGTGGGGGCAAACGATTTGGCTGCGGCGACGCTTCGCCGATTGCCGGTTGCTGACCGAGGGACCCGCAGCGGACGAATTGGCGGGCCTCTTAGCCCAACAACGCCGCAGCAAAAATGTCCGCCTGTTGTCGTCCGGCCAGTACGCCGAACCGGCGGCGTTTGGTTTGTGGCGTTGGCACATTGTACTTCCTACTCGAGCGGAGGCGGAATTGACTCGCGAGGAATTGCGGTCGTTGCTCGCCCATGAACTGGCGCATCTCGTCCGCCGTGATATCTGGTGGTTGTGCATGGGACGGCTGCTCTGCACTGCTTTTGCCTATCAACCGCTCAACTTCTGGGCGCGACGGCAGTGGCAGCGGGCGGCGGAGTTTTTGTGTGACGAATGGGCCATCGACCGCACCGGCGACCGCTTCGCCTTAGCAAATTGCCTAACAACCGTCGCCCAATGGCGAATCGGCGGCGAAACCCTCACCGGTTCACTGGCAGCAACGGGACATCGCTCAACGCTGTCGGAGCGTGTGGAAAGCCTCGTCGAGAACGACAAGCCCCGGCACCCACCATCAAAAATCCGTTCGCTCTGTCTGGCTGGAATCGTCCTCGTCAGCATGATCACCTTGATCCTCCACGGCCCAACAGCAACGTTCGCACTACCGACACTCTCGGTATCCACTGCGGACGAAGTAGTGGAGGCACCCGCGGACGCGACAGCATTCGATCCATCGCCAAGCGTTGACGAGATAGTAATCGACGAACCGATTGAAGCGCCGCTATTCGAGGAACTTGCCGAGGACATCACACTGCAAGCCGAACTCGCCGGACTGCGCGAAGAACTCCACAACCTGGAAGCTCTCATGGCACGGACCAACGTGGATCCCCGCCTCAAATCCTGGCCCGCCCGCATCCGCAACCGGATCACTGACATCGAACGCCAACTCGACACCCTACAACATATACCGCCCAACGAATCCACTTCAACATTTCCAACCGACTCGCCCATTTTTCAAATCGAGGAGACTAACCCATGA